In a genomic window of Sulfurisphaera tokodaii str. 7:
- a CDS encoding SelT/SelW/SelH family protein, giving the protein MHSVKIVYCRPCGYLDRAINLARDILAYFENVEVTLEQGKNGIFDVYLNGELIFSRYQEKRFPEHEEILKQIGKKVIIS; this is encoded by the coding sequence ATGCACTCCGTAAAGATAGTTTACTGTAGACCTTGCGGATATTTAGATAGAGCTATAAATTTAGCTAGAGATATACTCGCTTATTTTGAGAACGTAGAAGTCACTTTGGAACAGGGTAAAAATGGAATATTTGATGTATATTTAAATGGGGAACTAATTTTTTCAAGATATCAAGAGAAAAGATTCCCAGAACATGAAGAAATATTAAAACAAATAGGAAAAAAAGTTATTATTTCATAA
- a CDS encoding rhodanese-like domain-containing protein produces MEVNEQYVSPFYPHIIDAFPSIVRKLWKKNQVLLLDIRTPMEYEDHHIPGALLVPLDYLDVLLHKIQHKEVAVICEHGNRARYATYGMPELWKGKKVYYMIGGMAGWMQMGYEVTSGMDENGKLWEKWIEELQ; encoded by the coding sequence ATGGAAGTAAACGAACAGTATGTATCACCATTTTATCCTCATATAATAGATGCGTTTCCTTCAATTGTAAGAAAACTATGGAAGAAAAACCAAGTTTTATTACTAGATATAAGAACACCAATGGAATACGAGGATCACCACATACCAGGAGCCCTTTTAGTACCATTAGACTATTTAGATGTTCTTCTTCATAAGATACAACATAAAGAAGTTGCAGTAATTTGTGAACATGGAAATAGAGCTAGATATGCAACATATGGTATGCCAGAGTTATGGAAAGGTAAAAAAGTTTATTACATGATTGGCGGAATGGCAGGATGGATGCAAATGGGTTATGAAGTTACATCTGGCATGGACGAAAACGGTAAATTATGGGAAAAGTGGATAGAAGAGCTTCAGTAA
- a CDS encoding NAD(P)-dependent oxidoreductase yields the protein MRVGLAGLGVMGYRIGANLVKAGKLDVVYNRTVSRAEQFSKEYGVKYVTDPKELIKSVDLLITMLADDSAVSSFLLPLSPYAKDKIIVDMSTISPSTSISIANEIMKNGGMMYDAPVIGTSIFAEQKKLTVLLGGPESHVNTVTEILKETASTIIYMGKNGMGLYAKLVNNLMVGVYVAALAEAYNFGISAGLKPEDVHKVLALYGSAKSPTSELKVPKMMNSDYSTQFATKHMRKDLEIITKETQNLHVVNPLSSLALQLYRFAEALGYSESDYAAVLEVYKKANLVKVK from the coding sequence ATGCGTGTTGGCTTAGCTGGTTTAGGTGTTATGGGGTATAGGATAGGTGCAAACTTAGTAAAGGCTGGTAAACTAGATGTAGTATATAACAGAACTGTTAGTAGGGCGGAACAGTTTAGTAAGGAATATGGTGTTAAATACGTAACTGACCCTAAAGAGTTAATTAAATCTGTAGATTTGTTAATAACAATGTTAGCTGACGATAGTGCAGTTTCTTCATTCCTATTGCCTTTATCCCCTTATGCTAAAGATAAAATAATTGTTGACATGTCTACAATATCTCCTTCAACTTCAATTAGTATTGCTAATGAAATAATGAAGAATGGTGGTATGATGTATGATGCCCCAGTAATTGGTACTTCAATATTTGCAGAACAGAAGAAATTGACTGTATTACTAGGCGGGCCAGAATCTCATGTAAATACTGTTACGGAAATTTTGAAGGAAACAGCTTCCACGATAATTTACATGGGTAAGAATGGGATGGGTCTTTATGCAAAGTTAGTTAATAATCTTATGGTTGGTGTATATGTAGCAGCTTTAGCTGAGGCTTATAATTTTGGAATTTCTGCTGGATTGAAACCAGAGGATGTTCATAAAGTTTTAGCATTATATGGTAGTGCTAAATCTCCAACCTCAGAGTTAAAAGTTCCAAAGATGATGAACTCAGATTATTCAACTCAATTTGCAACTAAACATATGAGAAAAGACTTAGAAATTATAACCAAGGAAACGCAGAATTTGCACGTTGTTAATCCGTTATCATCTTTAGCACTTCAGCTTTATCGTTTTGCTGAAGCTTTAGGATATTCAGAATCTGATTATGCAGCTGTTCTTGAGGTATACAAGAAGGCTAACTTAGTTAAAGTTAAGTAA
- a CDS encoding DUF2203 domain-containing protein — protein sequence MTEYPYFDLNTARQLLPWLRNKLSEMKKIKYLTEEALMKGDKEALIQYTIQIDRIVKEITQKGIIIRDPDMGLVDFPAVINNRPAYLCWKIDEKDIEFWHYAEEGFRGRKKINGKEDILALT from the coding sequence GTGACAGAATATCCATACTTTGATCTAAATACAGCTAGACAATTACTACCATGGCTTAGAAATAAACTTTCAGAAATGAAAAAAATTAAATATCTTACTGAAGAGGCATTAATGAAAGGAGATAAAGAAGCACTAATTCAGTATACTATTCAGATTGACAGAATTGTAAAAGAAATAACACAAAAAGGGATTATTATTAGAGATCCAGATATGGGATTAGTAGACTTCCCTGCAGTAATTAATAATAGGCCAGCGTACCTTTGCTGGAAAATTGATGAAAAAGACATTGAATTCTGGCATTACGCAGAAGAAGGATTTAGAGGTAGAAAGAAAATTAATGGAAAAGAAGATATCCTAGCCCTTACTTAA
- a CDS encoding NAD(P)/FAD-dependent oxidoreductase: MKRVIIAGGNIAGTIVANRLAKKLDEELDKGEVEIVVLNNTDEHVYLPGQLLVAYGLENPIELKRKESELLDPRIKFLHGQKGTITKIDVANHSVITADGLSHSYDYLVITTGVEYTWDEVPGYRSAALSPYEFDGALKMREALEKFQGGTVVVNVAKLPHRCPVAPLEMTLILDDYLRKRGIRDKTKIIYTYPTQGVFGRPITNKFMLKLFEERGIEVHSPFNVTKVDPNEKIIESQEGGKIKFDLLLGVPPNMGAKVIEDSGIGDRRRWVPTDKFTLRMKDQSNVYVMGDATDLPVSKAGSTADFESYIVAHNIANDIKGNMGVKHYGGDVLCYIATGTDTATYIRFSYTMNENPPPPSYVHWWGKIGYNKLYWTVTAKAVV, translated from the coding sequence ATGAAGAGAGTTATAATTGCTGGAGGAAATATAGCTGGTACAATTGTTGCAAATAGATTAGCTAAAAAGCTAGATGAAGAGTTAGATAAAGGCGAAGTAGAAATAGTAGTTCTCAATAACACCGATGAACATGTTTACTTACCCGGTCAGTTGTTAGTTGCTTATGGTTTAGAGAACCCAATAGAACTGAAAAGAAAAGAAAGCGAATTGTTAGATCCTAGGATTAAATTCCTTCATGGACAGAAGGGTACTATAACAAAAATAGATGTTGCAAATCACTCAGTTATAACAGCTGACGGTTTGTCTCATTCGTATGATTATTTAGTTATAACTACTGGTGTCGAATACACTTGGGATGAGGTCCCTGGTTATAGATCTGCAGCATTATCTCCATATGAGTTTGACGGAGCATTAAAGATGAGAGAAGCATTAGAAAAATTCCAAGGAGGTACTGTTGTAGTTAATGTAGCTAAGTTGCCTCATAGATGTCCAGTTGCACCATTAGAAATGACGTTAATACTTGATGATTATTTAAGAAAGAGGGGAATTAGGGATAAGACAAAAATAATATACACTTATCCGACTCAAGGAGTATTTGGTAGACCTATAACAAACAAGTTTATGTTAAAATTATTTGAGGAAAGGGGCATAGAAGTTCATTCGCCATTTAATGTTACTAAAGTAGATCCTAATGAGAAAATTATTGAATCACAAGAAGGTGGTAAAATTAAGTTCGACCTATTATTAGGTGTACCTCCAAACATGGGTGCTAAAGTTATTGAAGACTCCGGAATTGGTGACAGAAGAAGATGGGTACCAACTGATAAATTCACGCTAAGAATGAAAGATCAAAGCAATGTATATGTAATGGGTGATGCAACAGATTTACCAGTGTCAAAGGCGGGATCTACAGCTGATTTTGAATCTTATATTGTTGCTCATAACATAGCTAATGATATTAAAGGAAACATGGGTGTAAAGCACTATGGAGGAGATGTATTATGTTATATAGCTACTGGTACAGATACAGCAACATACATTAGATTTAGTTATACAATGAACGAGAATCCACCACCACCTTCATATGTACATTGGTGGGGTAAAATAGGGTATAATAAATTATACTGGACTGTAACGGCTAAAGCTGTGGTGTGA
- a CDS encoding DUF1641 domain-containing protein, which yields MQELNLEKLVEKLDNKKIEELTEILDQLPTLNETLKTVSQLKESGALDALVNLSYSAKVVRDMLTDDAIENVADMLGGLMELSEIISENGNKFAEFVKHLDLMDELLHTLHQLKETGALNAAIDALYGLKTLRDMLNDEAISNLSDSLSGILEFSSVFLQNYDKISETIRHIGVVNDLILKVKELNDSGALNALTDSAYMLKTLRDMLNDEAISNLATSISGLLELSSAVYENYDHVMKVIKNMDVASEILDKMKELKSSGALDAVFDATYFLKTLKDMLNDEAVANITTTLSLTLDFLPRGIEFLNHAMNPVFYNMVSSLTSPEAQKLLSNPPKITLGGLVAAFRDEDIQRGFGIFLTILKILGKNYKINLS from the coding sequence ATGCAAGAGCTTAATTTAGAGAAACTAGTAGAGAAGCTTGATAATAAAAAGATAGAAGAATTAACGGAAATCCTAGATCAACTTCCGACATTAAATGAGACACTAAAAACTGTATCACAACTTAAAGAGTCTGGTGCATTAGATGCATTAGTTAATCTTTCATATTCAGCTAAAGTTGTAAGGGATATGCTAACTGATGATGCTATTGAAAATGTAGCAGATATGTTAGGAGGACTAATGGAATTATCTGAAATTATATCAGAAAATGGCAATAAATTTGCTGAATTTGTGAAGCATCTAGACTTAATGGACGAGTTACTTCATACTCTTCATCAACTTAAAGAGACCGGTGCATTAAATGCTGCAATTGACGCATTATATGGACTAAAGACTTTGCGTGATATGTTGAATGATGAGGCAATAAGTAATTTATCTGATTCTCTTTCTGGCATTTTAGAGTTTTCATCAGTATTCTTACAAAATTATGATAAAATTAGCGAAACTATAAGACATATAGGAGTCGTGAATGATCTTATACTAAAGGTTAAAGAATTAAACGATTCAGGGGCACTGAATGCGTTAACTGATTCAGCTTATATGTTAAAGACTTTGCGTGATATGTTGAATGATGAGGCGATAAGTAACCTAGCTACTTCAATATCCGGCTTACTTGAATTATCTTCCGCTGTGTATGAAAACTATGATCATGTTATGAAAGTAATTAAAAATATGGATGTGGCTAGTGAAATTTTAGATAAAATGAAAGAATTAAAGTCTAGTGGTGCTTTAGATGCAGTATTTGATGCAACATATTTTCTAAAGACTTTGAAAGATATGTTAAATGATGAAGCTGTAGCAAATATAACAACAACATTATCACTTACGCTAGATTTCTTACCTAGAGGTATAGAATTTCTCAATCATGCGATGAATCCAGTATTTTATAACATGGTGTCTTCGCTAACGTCTCCAGAAGCTCAGAAACTTCTATCAAATCCCCCAAAGATTACTTTAGGGGGATTAGTTGCAGCATTTAGGGATGAAGATATTCAACGTGGCTTTGGTATTTTCTTAACAATTTTAAAAATTTTGGGGAAAAACTACAAAATAAATTTATCGTAG
- a CDS encoding sulfurtransferase TusA family protein encodes MSQLKIYKELDLTSSSCAGPIGELSGVLEEIKEGEAVKVILGDEATKKDIEAFVKKKGYKIVQSTQDGKNFVLLITR; translated from the coding sequence ATGAGTCAACTCAAAATATATAAAGAACTTGATCTAACAAGCTCTTCATGTGCTGGTCCTATAGGAGAACTTTCTGGTGTACTAGAAGAAATTAAAGAAGGAGAGGCTGTTAAAGTAATTTTAGGAGATGAAGCCACTAAAAAAGACATAGAAGCTTTTGTAAAGAAGAAGGGATATAAGATAGTCCAATCCACGCAAGATGGAAAGAATTTTGTACTCCTAATTACTAGGTGA
- a CDS encoding DsrE family protein, protein MAKVGIVLGTNELSKVLYAGMWAVISTSMGDEVIVFATMDGVKAFLKENPDFKVTDEASKKVKESKEDVLSYYRKAKKTGKLKIYACSYASKLFGLEKGNYDDVVDDIVGITSFQMDLEGGQLLSIW, encoded by the coding sequence ATGGCCAAAGTAGGGATTGTTTTAGGTACTAATGAACTTTCAAAAGTCCTATATGCTGGAATGTGGGCTGTAATATCAACATCAATGGGAGACGAAGTAATAGTTTTTGCTACCATGGATGGTGTTAAAGCTTTCCTTAAGGAAAACCCAGATTTTAAAGTTACTGATGAGGCCTCAAAAAAAGTAAAAGAGAGCAAAGAGGATGTTCTGTCTTACTATAGAAAAGCTAAGAAAACTGGGAAACTTAAAATCTATGCATGCTCTTATGCATCTAAACTTTTCGGTTTAGAGAAAGGTAATTATGATGATGTAGTTGATGATATTGTAGGAATTACAAGTTTTCAAATGGATTTAGAAGGAGGTCAATTGCTTTCAATTTGGTGA
- a CDS encoding SelD-related putative sulfur metabolism protein, whose translation MDIFTKFKENLEVYKSMGLNPLSLATGCAVKVDLIDTVYPALEKIKKILEERNITILPREDADIFVSREKMEMKRLINGGEFDADRAITLIQVNQETAGNPDAFSEFLVRVYTSIKTSRKLTIGKGHSIVTTKKDGEVAVLDLFRLEGREEKSYTVANNDTIQIVDPLDNPGSQVQVDVAISNSLNDLFTKGVFQELTVVPVVDAPNSELKKKLLSNYENYVKKYNMNLRNDIQPSVGTLMMGATVVGKSDHELPTFYDKVNENMVIITTRFFGELTPINVHLWSLAVPELIEMMESRGISFSRIEKVKSEALEIMRRPNIHVAKVIYSYLPEFGKSFDEKSHIAMTTDVTGPGIFVIKEFAEKAKVDVELNDIPVIDRDICEFATENFIIPNSTIGTNGAIVMFADKRIADDIMEDLIKVGEKPEIVGYVKGKGNGTVYAPKDVMKLIRRDNVLKQFKIKE comes from the coding sequence ATGGATATATTTACGAAATTTAAAGAGAATTTAGAAGTTTACAAAAGTATGGGTTTAAATCCTTTGTCTCTTGCAACTGGTTGTGCTGTCAAAGTTGATTTGATAGATACTGTATACCCAGCATTAGAGAAAATAAAGAAAATTCTTGAGGAAAGAAATATTACTATATTACCTAGAGAAGATGCTGATATCTTTGTCAGTAGAGAGAAAATGGAAATGAAAAGGCTAATTAATGGTGGAGAATTTGATGCAGACAGAGCTATAACTCTTATTCAAGTTAATCAGGAGACTGCTGGTAACCCAGACGCATTTTCAGAGTTTCTAGTTAGGGTTTATACTTCGATTAAAACTAGTAGGAAATTAACTATAGGAAAAGGTCATTCAATTGTCACTACAAAGAAAGATGGAGAGGTTGCAGTCTTAGATTTATTTAGATTAGAGGGAAGAGAAGAAAAATCTTATACAGTTGCAAACAATGATACTATACAAATAGTCGACCCACTAGATAATCCTGGTTCTCAAGTTCAAGTTGACGTTGCTATATCTAACTCTCTTAATGATTTATTTACAAAAGGAGTCTTTCAAGAGTTAACCGTCGTGCCTGTCGTAGACGCACCAAACAGTGAATTAAAAAAGAAGTTACTATCTAACTATGAAAATTACGTTAAGAAATATAATATGAACTTGAGAAATGATATTCAGCCATCTGTTGGAACTTTAATGATGGGTGCTACAGTAGTAGGTAAGAGTGATCATGAACTTCCAACTTTTTATGATAAAGTTAATGAGAACATGGTAATTATAACCACTAGGTTCTTCGGTGAATTGACACCGATAAATGTTCACCTATGGTCGTTGGCTGTACCAGAACTTATTGAAATGATGGAGAGTAGAGGAATATCTTTCTCTAGAATAGAGAAAGTTAAAAGTGAAGCATTAGAAATAATGAGAAGGCCAAATATCCACGTCGCTAAGGTTATTTACTCTTATTTACCAGAATTCGGTAAGTCTTTTGATGAGAAATCGCATATAGCTATGACAACTGATGTTACTGGTCCCGGAATATTTGTTATAAAGGAATTTGCTGAAAAGGCTAAGGTTGATGTTGAATTAAATGATATTCCGGTTATCGATAGAGATATATGTGAATTTGCAACAGAGAATTTCATAATACCGAATTCTACTATAGGAACTAATGGTGCTATTGTAATGTTTGCAGATAAGAGAATTGCTGATGATATAATGGAGGATCTGATTAAGGTTGGTGAAAAGCCAGAAATTGTAGGTTATGTTAAGGGTAAAGGTAATGGTACAGTATATGCACCTAAAGACGTAATGAAATTAATAAGAAGGGACAATGTATTGAAGCAATTTAAAATAAAAGAGTAG